One genomic segment of Coffea arabica cultivar ET-39 chromosome 6e, Coffea Arabica ET-39 HiFi, whole genome shotgun sequence includes these proteins:
- the LOC113695621 gene encoding profilin-2, with product MSWQTYVDDHLMCDIEGTGHHLTAAAILGHDGAVWAQSSNFPQIKPDEIKGIMTDFDEPGHLAPTGLHLGGTKYMVIQGEPGAVIRGKKGPGGVTIKKTGQALVFGIYEEPVTPGQCNLVVERLGDYLTEQGL from the exons atgtcgtgGCAAACTTACGTGGATGATCATTTGATGTGTGACATTGAAGGCACAGGCCATCACCTCACTGCTGCTGCCATTCTCGGCCACGACGGCGCCGTTTGGGCCCAGAGCTCCAACTTCCCTCAG ATTAAGCCTGATGAGATCAAGGGTATCATGACTGATTTCGATGAGCCAGGACATCTTGCCCCTACAGGTTTACACCTCGGAGGAACGAAATACATGGTCATCCAAGGCGAGCCTGGTGCTGTTATTCGTGGAAAGAAG GGGCCAGGAGGTGTTACTATCAAGAAAACTGGCCAAGCTCTAGTCTTTGGGATCTATGAGGAGCCGGTGACCCCCGGACAATGCAACCTGGTTGTTGAGAGGCTGGGAGATTATCTCACTGAGCAGGGCCTGTAG
- the LOC113697587 gene encoding derlin-1-like — translation MSSPAEWYKSLPPVTKIYGTACLVCTVACQIGLLTPFDFAYIPRLVFFNFQVHKLFTTLFFLGKFSINFGIRLLMIARYGVQLESGPFQGRTADFLWMMIFGAFSLLVLAAIPPLQSPFLGISLVFMLLYVWSREFPNASINIYGLVNLKAFYLPWAMLCLDVIFGSPIIPDLLGIVAGHLFYFLTVLHPLATGRNILKTPQWVHKLVQCTRYFNPVQNSARADRTDPVFRGRSYRLGG, via the exons ATGTCTTCTCCTGCTGa ATGGTACAAGTCACTTCCCCCAGTTACCAAGATCTATGGGACAGCATGTTTAGTTTGTACCGTCGCCTGTCAGATTGGCCTATTGACTCCTTTTGACTTTGCATACATTCCTCGGCTAGTCTTCTTTAACTTTCAG GTCCATAAGCTTTTTACGACGCTTTTTTTCCTCGGAAAATTCTCTATCAACTTTGGGATTCGCCTCTTAATGAT AGCTAGATATGGTGTACAACTGGAGAGCGGACCTTTTCAGGGTCGTACAGCTGATTTCTTGTGGATGATGATATTTGGAGCATTTTCCCTATTG GTTTTAGCTGCCATTCCTCCTCTCCAGTCTCCTTTCCTGGGGATATCTTTGGTCTTCATGCTTCTCTATGTGTGGAGTAGGGAGTTTCCCAATGCCAGTATCAACATATATGGCCTTGTCAATCTTAAG GCATTTTATTTGCCATGGGCCATGCTATGTCTGGATGTTATATTCGGTTCGCCAATCATACCAGATCTTTTAGGCATTGTAGCTGGACATCTGTTTTACTTCTTGACAGTGTTGCATCCGCTTGCCACTGGGAGAAACATATTGAAGACACCACAGTGGGT ACATAAACTGGTGCAGTGCACTAGATATTTCAATCCAGTGCAAAATTCTGCTCGGGCTGACAGGACAGATCCAGTTTTCAGGGGTAGATCTTATCGTCTTGGTGGTTGA